From the Arachis duranensis cultivar V14167 unplaced genomic scaffold, aradu.V14167.gnm2.J7QH unplaced_Scaffold_79861, whole genome shotgun sequence genome, one window contains:
- the LOC127744669 gene encoding NADH-ubiquinone oxidoreductase chain 1 — protein MAFVQRRKGPDVVGSFGLLQPLADGLKLILKEPISPSSANFSLFRMAPVATFMLSLVARAVVPFDYGMVLSDSNIGLLYLFAISSLGVYGIITAGWSSN, from the coding sequence ATGGCTTTTGTGCAACGTCGAAAGGGTCCTGATGTAGTGGGATCGTTCGGATTGTTACAACCTCTAGCAGATGGTTTGAAATTGATTCTAAAAGAACCTATTTCACCAAGTAGTGCTAATTTCTCCCTTTTTAGAATGGCTCCAGTGGCTACATTTATGTTAAGTCTGGTCGCTCGGGCCGTTGTACCTTTTGATTATGGTATGGTATTGTCAGATTCGAACATAGGGCTACTTTATTTGTTTGCCATATCTTCGTTAGGTGTTTATGGAATTATTACAGCAGGTTGGTCTAGTAATTAG
- the LOC127744670 gene encoding NADH-ubiquinone oxidoreductase chain 5 — FTSDSVFDSPTVVMLIVVTSISSLVHLYSISYMSEDPHSPRFMCYLSILTFFMPMLVTGDNSLQLFLGWEGVGLASYLLIHFWFTRLQADKAATKAMPVNRVGDFGLAPGISGRFTLFQTVDFSTIFARASAPRNSWISCNMRLNAITLICILLLIGAVGKSAQIGSHTWSPDAMEGPTPVSALIHAATMVTAGVFMIARCSPLFEYPPTALIVITSAGATTSFLAATTGILQNDLKRVIAYSTCSQLGYMIFACGISNYSVSVFHLMNHAFFKALLFLSAGSVIHAMSDEQDMRKMGGLASSFPFTYAMMLMGSLSLIGFPFLTGFYSKDVILELAYTKYTISGNFAFWLGSLSVLFTSYYSFRSLFLTFLVPTNSFGRDIVRCHDAPIPMAIPLILLALGSLFVGYLAKV, encoded by the coding sequence TTCACTTCTGACTCCGTGTTCGATAGCCCGACCGTAGTGATGTTAATTGTGGTTACATCCATAAGTAGCTTGGTCCATCTTTATTCCATTTCATATATGTCTGAGGATCCGCATAGCCCTCGATTTATGTGTTATTTATCCATTCTTACTTTTTTTATGCCAATGTTGGTGACTGGAGATAACTCTCTTCAATTATTCCTGGGATGGGAGGGAGTAGGTCTTGCTTCATATTTGTTAATTCATTTCTGGTTTACACGACTTCAGGCAGATAAAGCAGCTACAAAAGCTATGCCTGTCAATCGAGTAGGTGATTTTGGATTAGCTCCTGGGATTTCGGGTCGTTTTACTCTCTTTCAAACAGTAGACTTTTCAACCATTTTTGCTCGTGCTAGTGCCCCCAGAAATTCTTGGATTTCTTGCAATATGAGATTGAATGCCATAACTcttatttgtattttacttcTTATTGGTGCTGTTGGGAAATCTGCACAGATAGGATCGCATACTTGGTCACCCGATGCTATGGAGGGTCCCACTCCAGTATCCGCTTTGATTCATGCAGCTACTATGGTCACAGCTGGCGTTTTCATGATAGCAAGGTGCTCCCCTTTATTTGAATACCCACCTACGGCTTTGATTGTTATTACTTCTGCAGGAGCTACGACGTCATTCCTTGCGGCAACCACTGGAATATTACAGAACGATCTAAAGAGGGTCATAGCTTATTCAACTTGCAGTCAATTAGGCTATATGATCTTTGCTTGCGGCATCTCTAACTATTCGGTTAGCGTCTTTCACTTAATGAATCACGCCTTTTTCAAAGCATTACTATTCCTGAGTGCGGGTTCGGTGATTCATGCCATGTCGGATGAGCAAGATATGCGGAAGATGGGGGGGCTTGCCTCCTCGTTCCCTTTTACCTATGCCATGATGCTCATGGGCAGCTTATCTCTAATTGGATTTCCTTTTCTAACTGGATTTTATTCCAAAGATGTGATATTAGAGCTCGCTTACACTAAGTATACCATCAGTGGGAATTTTGCTTTCTGGTTGGGAAGTTTGTCTGTTCTTTTCACTTCTTATTACTCTTTTCGTTCACTTTTTCTAACATTTCTAGTACCAACTAATTCATTCGGGCGAGACATCGTAAGATGTCATGATGCGCCCATTCCTATGGCCATTCCTTTAATACTTCTGGCTCTCGGGAGTCTCTTTGTAGGATACTTGGCCAAAGTGTGA
- the LOC107472393 gene encoding ribosomal protein S1, mitochondrial-like, whose translation MMSIYLSRSFPRSNSSLFLCSRKALQSEVLRLGEEFFLVDAGPGTPRICMKEEPTGVPINRATRFENKVGSLDLVASESLIKKRILERFFIDLVAGESLIKERAAARFNDKVGSTDVVAGEPLLLLPRRFRKNRAWMELNKIWRTNTKVKGFIIKRVKGGYSVAIAGFITFLPFRSHNKRKGKKRSNDRFTIASINPKRTNIVVLAADQTIDERKRDEKKRSFIQFRSET comes from the coding sequence ATGATGAGCATCTATTTGAGTCGATCATTTCCAAGATCTAATTCCAGTTTATTCTTATGTAGTAGAAAGGCCTTACAATCTGAAGTTTTACGCTTAGGGGAAGAATTTTTCTTGGTGGATGCAGGACCTGGGACCCCCAGAATTTGTATGAAAGAAGAGCCTACAGGAGTGCCAATCAACCGAGCCACCAGGTTTGAGAATAAGGTGGGATCCCTGGATCTAGTGGCAAGTGAATCACTGATCAAAAAGAGGATTTTGGAGAGATTCTTCATCGATCTAGTGGCCGGCGAATCGCTGATCAAAGAGCGAGCAGCCGCCAGGTTTAATGATAAGGTGGGATCCACAGATGTAGTGGCTGGTGaaccgcttcttcttcttccacgaAGATTCAGAAAAAACCGAGCTTGGATGGAACTGAACAAGATTTGGCGAACGAATACAAAGGTAAAAGGCTTTATTATTAAGAGAGTCAAAGGAGGTTATTCAGTAGCCATCGCGGGTTTCATAACTTTTCTTCCATTCCGTTCTCACAACAAAAGGAAAGGGAAAAAGAGATCGAATGATCGATTCACCATTGCGAGCATTAACCCCAAAAGGACGAATATTGTGGTGTTAGCGGCAGATCAAACAATTGATGAGCGAAAACGtgacgaaaaaaaaagaagttttATTCAATTCCGAAGCGAAACCTAA